Genomic segment of Panicum virgatum strain AP13 chromosome 2K, P.virgatum_v5, whole genome shotgun sequence:
CACTTGAAGCTTGAAAGCCATGTCTCAATCCCAGCCAAATCAAGTAGCAGgcaagaaaaaaagaaactcAGGAGCCTTCATTCTATTATATCTGGAAATTTAGAGCCTACAGTCtctgcttcatcttcagatTCTGATGATTCCATGCAGATTGAATCTTCTGATTCGGCTCCTGGAGATGATGAGTAGAAGTAGACACATTACCAGTTTATGCCTTCATGGTTTGCCATTTTATTTTGCGTCTCAATgtattgttggtgatatgcccaagagcccatcatcataatacggtttaaaggcccaagtggatattgatctaaaagggattagggttactaatgggcctatgagatagaagcccattactacgccctatatatatgagggaggggctaggggggcgatgacctgagccgcgccacctccctagccgccgcccctccctctctctcggccgccgcccttgccgtgcgtgcggtgctagcacaccgacgcccggcgtttcatccccgtacgtgtggactccgtggaggcgctgctgcgactgctgcgctgatcggctgctgggatcaagtacgaggagctcagttcgtgggacgtgatcgactacttcctctacatcgacgcgcgacttcttccgctgcgctgcgcgtctagtggtaacgatctatgatcttctactcgcaagtatcttgggtttatgcggtagtgatgctagcgtagcctacccgtttccctacatgTTTGTGCCTGTGAGGCATTGGCTGAATGCTGAATGCATTGCAAGTTGCAACTACTTCTGTGCTGAACTTATTTGAACACTAGAACTTTTAGTTTCGTCTCATCTATGCTATTGCACTACTGAACATTGTGTTTGCTTGGAAACTCTGTATGAAGGTATACCATATTCATGATCCTAATCCCTTGTTTATTAGCATATGTAATTATGTATACATCACTGATTCATGGCGTGAGTTTAGTGTTTACTGAAAACCGCTAAATCATTTAGCTGGCCGATATATCTAGCTATATCCTTTATAGCTGCTGGAAAACCTTGCCGATAAACACAATATCCGGTTATTTTCCGGGCAAACTTTCCGGGCGCACCGCCTCGTGCTCGCCGCTCGCTCGCCGGTCTTCAAGGCGGAGCTCTACGGCCAGATGGCCGAGAGCAAGGCAAGCTCGATCGCCATCCATGACATGAGGGCGCCCACCTTCAAGTCCATGCTCGAGTACAAGTACCATGGCCCATGGGTTGctgcccgccgctgctgccgacATGGACGAAGCTGCCCTGAAGATGGAGGTCCAGCATCTATACGTAGCTGCCGACAGGTACGGCCTGGACACCCTCGAGGAGATGTGCGAGGAGGTGCTGTGTGCCACCGTCTCGGTGTCCACGGTGTTGTCGAACCTGGTGTTCGCCCAAGAGCGGACGTGTGGCAAGTGCCATAAGCTCAGGTCCAGGTGCCTTGAGTTCCTTGCAGTTGAGGGAAACTTCAAGGAGGTGGGCGTAACCGAGTACGTAGAAATAATGAAggatcactactagaaaacagaccAAAGATCTAGGTCAAAAgaaccacttgttgcttgaACCGGTACTAATATGAGACATCCGCACCGGCTGCATCAATAGCCGGTACTCTTGGCCTGCGCCGAGCGCTGGCAAGGCGCGCCACGGCACAAACCGGTGCCAATGCACTGACAAAGACACCGATTAAATCCATCAGCCGGTACCAAATTGGCCATGCAtcaatggcaccgggtggtggcaTGAACCAGTGCCTATGAATCAGACAATAGCACCAGTGGAAGAAACCACCTGGTACCAATGCCTCTCGTGTCTGGATATTTGTAAGTGCTGGCCGCGTCCTCTCTCTCGTCTCTCTACCCCTCTCATTTCTCTAGCTCTCATCTACtctacccctctctctctccgtctCCCCCTCACCCCGGGCTAGCGCCGcgcgtgcgccgcgccgccgcgtgcgggcgggcgagcaccgcgccgccgcctcggctctCCCcgtgctccgcgccgccgcgtgcgggcgtgcgccgccgccacggctctCCCTgtgcaccgcgccgccgcgtgtgGGCGGGCGAGTGCCGCGCGTGCGGGCGTGCGCCGTTGCCTCGGCTCTCCGGCCCGAGGTCCTCCCCTACTCGAGCGACGGGCGGTCCGGCTTCTCCctcgcggggcgcggcggcccggCTCGAGCTCCGTCGCGGCGGCCGATctccggccggcctcctccgcgcggGGCCACAACGGCTGCCGCCGGATCTACGcagggcctgcggcggcggcggtgggcgcgcGCGACGACAAGGGCCTCCAACGCCAGCCAGCGGAGCTCGCACgggcggcctcgagctccgcggcAGAGTCCATGGCACGCGGCGGCCTCGAGCTTCGTGGCAGCGACGGCCcatccctcctccctccacggcggcagcccctccctcctccctccggcCGGGTGCTCGCCCTCCTCCATTGCAGACCTCAAGCTCGACGGTGGCCCTGCCCGGCGGGGGTCCTGCTCGGCTGCGGCCTTCAGCTCCCTCGGCACGGCGACGTTGGGCGGCAAGGCGAGCAGGGGCCGCCGGCGGGTCGGATCCCGGCGGCTGCCCTGCCCCTTCCCCCGCTCCCTCCCTTGCCAGCCTCCTCCGTCtgcgcagcggcatccacaccGGAAATTTGCAGGCGAGCAACTCCCGGCCGGCGAgggtctccgcggcggcgagcggctccACCCAGCCGTTGgtgatttttttcttatttttatgaaatagaGATGGGTATTGATTGTATTATCCTGTGATCGATTCTTTGAATGATAAATCTATATATGGATTTTGTATATGTCGATCCAATATTTTGTGGTTGATTCTTGAATGATTGGTGGATGGTGGGAAGAGAACGGAAGAGGATACGAGGGGACAGGAGAGGATGCGATGGAACGGGGTGACcgtctttggtaccggttgttattttcaaccggtgccaaagaatactttaggcaccggttgatttaCCTGGTGACGAAGAGGGAGGCCATTGGTTGCGGTTTCGGGGTACCGGTTcgaaaaccggtacctatgcctcctttcaaccggtgcctacggctgtttttctagtagtggatgACCTGACTTTACTAACCCAAGTGCAGAATTGGTTCAAGAGACCACGAGTATCATGAAGACTGGGATTATGACCAGCCTTGTTATATAGTATATTTAGATCTAAGTGAGTTTTGGTATTAGTTAGCTAGTTTGATTATTAACAGCATCACATGCTCTATTATTGTTGTTTGCAAGTTTAGTATGTTGTCCACCAACCCGTGGTATTTGCATGGTCTAAAATAGGGAGGCATAAATACTAGAATTTATGAATAAATTTAGAATCCATAAGTATATAGTATGCTTTTCATCCATATTGATAGTTTTCCGCTTTGAATCACACTACCATTGTGTGTAACGGTATACAGTATATTGATAGTTTTCATTCATATTGATAGTTTTCTACTTTAAAATCCACAGGTATATAGTATGTTGTGTTCAAACAGTACGGTAGTTTGAGTATTATTATACAATCTTTTGTTGCAGCCGTTTTGTGATTTTTATGAGTCTAGGTTTTAACTTCCATATTTTAGACATATTATTTCTTTACACATGTGCAATTAAAATTCTAGTGTTCTTTGTACGCTTGTACACATGTGTAGCTTCGGGATGGCTATCAacccggtggtggcggcggcaggtgaTGAGGCAGTGAGGCAGTGGCACCGCTAGCTGGGGTGGCGAAGAACAACAGGTGGGAAGGGTTAGGATGGGAGTTTTCATCGGAGATAAATAAGAAGATGAAGAATGACATCATGATTCCTGTAGATCTGGATGCAGGGGAAGGAGGGTGGTCCTCATTGGCATGAAAGGTGATATCGGCGAAGGGGAGGCCACAACAGGGGCAAGAGCAGGAAGAGCCAGCTGAGGCCAGGTGGCTTGGtggaggggaaggggaagagAAGGAAGGAGGGGATCGGAGGGGAGGGGTGGAGAGAAGGACGGTCCTCGCTCATGTGATAGGCGACCACTGTAAGGAGTAGATTGGGGCTGTGCTATTTTTGTTTGGGGGGGAGGGGTGGGAGGCTCATGTGATAGGCGATCACTGTGAGGAGTAGATTGGGGttgtagtgttttttttttgtttttgggtGGTGCGGAGGGTGTTGGGGGCAAGTAGAGGAAAACAATAGTATAAGGAAGACAAGCAGGCAAGAAAGAAGAAATATGAAATAAAGGGCTCTTGATCCTCTTCTAGTTATCTCCAAATTATATACTTGTTCTTATATTTTGCTACCTATAGAGCCGGACATCACTCCATATTGGAAATAAACCCTTGTTGCTCCCGGAAAGTGAACTGGGAGTGCACTTCGAAGGGACCGGGATAAGGCGCGACGGGTCGCGCTATATGCGACCGCGCGACCCTATTCTATGCTCCCACGTCTGATTTATACGGAAGCACACCTCCCCCTCCTCAGGCGCATGCACATGCATGGTTGGCCTGGGACTCCGGGTTGGTTGCGTCTTGGGAAAACTATCACTTTCGGCTGACATCATCGCTGATATCACCATTAAGAAATAGACATATTATTTTCAAATGAGCATAACTCTCTCATCACACATCatattttaattttgtttgcaCCATTGTATTCTTTGCAAAGATATCTATAAAATTAGATCCATATTTGGTATATTTTGAAGCTATTTTATACAACTATCAATTTATGTTGAATATGTAATCACAATATATGTACGACCTGTGTAACAATTTGTATTATATTTTATTTGCAATTTTTAGACGTTTCTTCAAATTCGTATATTATATGAAAACAACTGATTTGCTACGGTTTTCATAAATTCCTAATAGAGAACATTATTACAGTTCTTAATAGCTGAATCCAGGCACTTTGTATGCAAAAAATTCACATAACTTGACACTAAAAAATCCAGGATTCCCCGCCGCCACAGCCAGCGGCAAAAAAAAGCAGCACGGGCGCGGCGCCTAAGCACTGCTTACGCTATGGCGCCGATGGGTTCCTGTGCTACTAGGGGGTTCGAGTGGATGACGCTATGGCGGCAGCGGTGCGGAGCCCCTTCTATCTCTACAGCACGCTGCGGGTTTTCCGCAACTTTGACGCATACCTGCACTGCAGGGGGGTGCGGGTGGAGGCGTCGATGGCGGTAGCGTCATGGAGCCCCTTCTACCTCTACAGCACGCCGCGGGTCCTCCGCAACTTCGCCGCCTACTTGTACAGCATGGGGGTGCGGGTggaggcggcgatggcgggcagCAGGGCGAGCCCCCCTTCTACCTCGACAACAAAGCCAACTACGGGTGGAGGGCACGATGATAGAGTGCGGCATAGGGCCCCTTCTACCTCCTGCGCCTCCTGCGCGAGCTCGGCTGCGGCACCATGGCGGGGGAGGAGGGCAGGGGTGAGAGgtgggggagaggagggggtTACGACTCACATTGAATCCGCAGTGGCACGGGGGGCAAGCGACCCCGATCCACTACCGCCGCTCCTTGCCGGTCctctgccgccgctcctcgccggccgGTCCTTTGCCGCAGGAGGCCGCCGTTGCCCATTGGGGGAACGGGAGGGGAGCGTGGGGCAGTCAAAACAGGTCGAAAAGGAAGTCTGGGCTCGCGTCGGCCTGCTGGCCGCGGGGGTGGCGCGTTGGGTTGTTGGCGCGACCCATCGCCATATAGACTTTGCGTTCGAGGAGTGATGCATACATCAAAAGCCACCTTCCCTTCACGACTGGGCCGAACTGCCGCTGTCTGAAACAacgcgtttttttatttttatatttttcaaaatcattttttacagaaatagattttcggtttcataatttacagatttatacccctaccgcctggctgcggggcggccggccccctgccgccctcctgccgggcaGTAGGGAccttaatataaataaaatttatttttaattgcgTTTTGGCCCTTAGGGGTAGgttgccgcccggcagccgggcggcaggtacCCCGCCGCCCGGTGGCAGGGCGGTAGGCCAGGCAGCCACTCGGCAGGGGGGCGGTTTATaggatcgcaccaccagctttCTGATATGGGTCCTTCTTCGTATCTACCACCAacaggtacgtatgatgaatatgtactcaaatatatgacttataagacgatgattaatatatcttaattgctactgcATAGGGGCCACACaggatacctttgaggcgaGCTTCGAAGactggagtcggttattttctacacctaaccaacAGACCGTtcctaccttccagacacctgtggccaccggacgtccaggtagagacgtagggcctccagacCGACACACCTAccctacagaccacgtccacgcacatcgtaaaagaggtcgacatggccgggggtggttaggaggtgcttctagttgtttctgtattttttatggacatgtcgtcatgttatacttatttcgttctcatgcatcacctatttctttctcagttgcgtatgtgtatgaattgctaaattatacttttcatattcatctactttactaacggtttttatttttatccaaaatatttaaaaccaCATCTATTGCCGCACTGACGGTCAAGGTTTAACCTGCgggaggggcctgccgccccctgccgggcggcagcctcccccaggggccaaaatgcgattaaaaataaattctatttacattaaggtccctaccgcccagccgggcggtaggggtataaatcaGTAAATTataaaaccgaaaatatatttatgtaaaaaatgattttgaaaaatataaaaataaaaaaaacgcctGAAACAACCTACGGGTggacggtaggggtataaatcagtaaattatgaaaccgaaaatatatttatgtaaaaaacgattttgaaaaataaaaaaataaaaaaacgcctGAAACAACCGTACGTAGCCCGTAGGCTCGGCCCAAATGCGATTCGCCGTTGCGTGGCCCACTTCCCTTCCCCTATCCAATTCCATTTCCACCGCTGCGCCAGCGCCGCGTCGTGCGGTGCCTATCCTCCTCGCTCCTCCCGCCGCAAACCACACCGCCCTCCGTCCGTCTCCCCAGCAATTCCCAAATCGCCCCTCCGCCGAAACGGGAGCtgctcctccgcggcggcggcccccaaCTCCAACCCATGGCCCtctcccgccgcctcctcccactcttcctccgccgcggcgccggcgccggagcccgCGCGCACCTCTCCATggctgccgcggccgcgccagCGGCGTCCGcctcggaggaggaggacgagcagTCCGTCACCGTCAAGGGCGTCCGCATCTCCGGCCGCCCGCTCTACATGGACATGCAGGCCACCACCCCCGTGGACCCGCGGGTCCTCGACGCCATGCTCCCCTTCTACCTCTCCCGCTACGGCAACCCGCACTCCCGCACCCACCTCTACGGCTGGGAGtccgacgccgccgtcgaggccgcgcgcgcccgcgtCGCCGCCCTCGTTGGCGCCGACCCGCGCGAGATCTTCTTCACCTCCGGCGCCACCGAGTGCAACAACGTCGCCGTCAAGGGCGTCATGCGCTTCTaccgcgaccgccgccgccacgtcgtCACCACGCAGACCGAGCACAAGTGCGTCCTCGACTCCTGCCGCTACCTGCAGCAGGAGGGGTTCGAGGTCACCTACCTCCCCGTGCGCGGCGACGGCCTggtcgacctcgcgcagctcgagGACGCCATCCGCCCCGACACCGGCCTCGTCTCCGTCATGGCCGTCAACAACGAGATCGGCGTCGTGCAGCCGCTCGAGGAGATTGGGCGCATCTGCAAGGAGAAAGGCGTGCCGTTCCACACTGATGCCGCGCAGGCGCTGGGAAAGATCCCGATTGATGTCAACAGGATGGGGATTGGCCTCATGTCCCTCTCCGGGCACAAGATTTATGGCCCCAAGGGCGTCGGGGCGCTCTAccttcgccgccgtccgcgtATCAGGGTGGAGCCGCAGATGAGTGGTGGTGGGCAGGAGCGTGGCATCCGCAGTGGCACGGTGCCCACGCCGCTAGTTGTTGGATTCGGTGCTGCCTGTGAGATTGCGGCTCAGGAGATGGATTATGACCATAGGCGAGTCAGTGCCCTGCAGCAGAGGCTGCTCGATGGCATCCGTGCGCAGGTCGATGAGGTTGTCATCAATGGAAGCATGGAGCACCGTTACCCAGGCAACCTCAACTTGTCATTTGCATATGTGGAGGGGGAGAGCTTGCTGATGGGGCTGAAGGAGGTTGCTGTATCGAGTGGTAGCGCTTGCACTAGTGCCAGCTTGGAGCCCTCATACGTGCTGCGGGCGCTTGGGGTGGAGGAGGACATGGCGCACACCTCAATTCGCTTTGGTATTGGCCGCTTTACCACCGAGGAAGAGGTTGACAGGGCAATTGAGCTCACTGTGCATCAGGTGAAGAAGCTCCGTGACATGAGCCCACTCTACGAGATGGCCAAGGCTGGTATTGACCTCAAGAGTATTGAGTGGTCGCAGCACTGAGGTGGCTTTCATGACAATCAGTCACTTGAAAGTGCTTTTGATGTACACGATCGCTTAATTAGGTATATGGCTCCTAGTTGCTTACTCTTTGATATATCCTGTTTCTTTCAAAAGGGGAGATGTCATGTGATAAAGTAATCTTGCACATGTTCAATATATCCTTGATAAAATTTTGACCACTTGACAACATGTGCAATATTTTCTTGGTGATTTATTCTTAGCATACATTTCCCCTGTAACCTGTAATTTCTTCTCTGGTGCTGAATTAACCTATTAAGATGATATTTTTTTCTACTAATGCAATATTTAGAACAAGAGGAAGTGCATCTTAACATGTTTGCTCAATCTAAGATcaatatttttattatatttaaATGTGACTTTGGGAGTGTCTGTGCACATCATGAAAATAGACAAGGCACTGTCTTGCTTTCAGGATATAACACTAAAGACAATATACAAGGCGCTGTCAAGAGATTCTGGTCTTTGTTTGCTTCTCACTGAAATTGCAGTGTTTAAGTAgttgttgttgttatttgaTCCAATTGGTTACCACTGGGTTACTTAAACATTTCATATGTTACATTTTGTTATGCTTTCATGAGGGGTCAAGAGTGAGGAACTATATTAGCCTGTTGCGATGTAATTAGTTGTCTATGATTAATCTGTTGTCATCTAAATAACACTGAATTGCATGCCTTTACCCGCATACACGGATATACCATATTAGCTGAACCCAATGTCCTAATCCAGTTTATATTTCCAGTGACCTTTTTGAGCATATGGTAATATTTGCAATATTCAATTAGTTATCTGATCTGAGCATATGTTAATGTAATATTTTCTCTGATGGAATTGCTACTAAAGAACAATTTAGAGACCATCTAGAGAACTGAACCTAATTGAGTATTGTTCCATTAAGTGTCAACAAAAATTCAGAGCAAGATGAAATCGGATATGGTAGACCATGTTTGCTCAGTCTAAGATCTTTGCTACTGGTTGCCTTAGAATTCCTTTAGTGGGACTCAGATAGTGTTTTGTGCGAACTAGCTGGACTCTGCTAAATGAGAGGACAGGTTAAACATGCAGCCCAGGTAGACTCATGGATTGACATTGCAATGTCTAGCCATGTGGCCAGATCTAGCCTCTGTCTGCTTCTCTGAAGTTGTAGCGTTGAACATAGAGCCTACCTGATATTTGACCCAACAGTTAACCGGTGGGCTAAACTTAAAATTTCATATGTTCCATATGGCCAGTTTTTTTCCCTTTTGGAACTATCACAGTTTAGGAACTGTATTAATCtattgcaacaaaaatttacttTGTTGTGGATCAGTCTGTTGTTTGCCATCTGTGTCCTCATCTAGATATCACTGGGTTGCAGGGCTTTACCCCGCATATACTGACATACCATATTATTTCATCTGTACATCCTGATCCAACTGTAGTGTATACCTGTTCCTCTACTGTCCATCTTGGTGTATTGGTGAATTTCAGTATTGTCATTTGATCTGTTCCTGGTCACATTATCAGTACTACTTGTCGTTGTCATTTTACTTATCCCTCATTTGCATATGATCCTTGGGGTATTACTTTAGAAGCCATTATCCATACTTCTTATGGTCTGGCAACCGTTGATGCATCTGTTGGGGTCTGATCTCTGAATTAGTGATTTGGAAACCAACACAATTGGTCTTCAGAACACAACTTTCTCAACCATGTTAtgcttatttattttatttagtgAAGTAATAATAATATTGATGTACTTATTTTTGACAAATTTGACATCATTTTCACATGTCTAATATAAACATTCAAAGATACTGGTAGTTGGTATCAATTGTTTTAAGTGTTGGCAGGACAAGTCATaaatttgtttttgcagggaTTATGTTTGTAGTTTCATTTGGGATATTTCTGCCACAAGCCCACAATTTAGCTCACAACATTTGTTTGATAGCATCCCTTTGTGGATATTTTTGTGTGCCACTCTACATAATCCTTTTGGGGTCTGTTCTTATTCTGCATCTGGGTGCTTCTTGGTGACTATTGTTCTCTCAAGACCATATGAAGTCATTAGCTATATTTTCCTAGTTCCTACCATAATAATCTACAAATTATGAGGAACGGCAAGATACCTACTGCTCGTAAAGCACCAATAAAATGACCGGGTTCCCAATTTATAAATCTTGTTTTGGCGAATTCCTTATGTGATTGTTGTGGATCGCCTTGTATCATCATGAAGATTGATCTCAGTACAGTGTTTTAGTACCAGCACTAATCTCTATTCTAATTAGGTACCTCATTTTTGGAACTCTTTCAGGCTTAATGTCTGGTACTGTGAAGACATTCCAGTGGGTGGGATGATCTCGATACTCAGACTACCACGTGATTCACATCATGTTATACAGGAACTTTCTATTGCTCGGCTCTTGGGTGGGGCGCTGAGATGTATTCTGGAGGATTAGCTCTGTTTTTGTTGTCGTAGAGTATCTTGACACAATAAGGATACTTCAAATACTCGGTAATGTATCATCTGAAATAAAGTTTGAAGTAGCGAGCAGTGGCAGTGCTGCGCATATAGCTTGGTGATGATAAAAATTGATGTTATTTGCTCCATTCGGTAGCTCTTAATTTGTTCTTGTCAGGTCTTATATCTTCTATATTTCTTCTTGCAACTAGTTCGCAACATTGTGCATCAGAAAAGAATTTCCACGCATTTTGTTATCTCGGTGACCTTTGTTTCTTGAGGGAAGGTTTCACGTGCAGCCAACTATGTGTTGAAGCCCTCTAGACTTCTGAGAGAATTCCTCATTTGATACCTGAGAAACTACTGGACCCTTAAAAATTTTCCATTCCCTATTTGACACTGACTTCAATTTTGGTTCCTTACATAATATTGTTGGATTTTCCATCCAGAAAAGATGATTTTACCGTTGAATGCCCTGTGAAAAGATGATTTTACCATGCCTCGTGGGAACCATATAAGATCTGACAAGAACAAGCACCATATAAGATCT
This window contains:
- the LOC120676563 gene encoding cysteine desulfurase, mitochondrial-like, which produces MALSRRLLPLFLRRGAGAGARAHLSMAAAAAPAASASEEEDEQSVTVKGVRISGRPLYMDMQATTPVDPRVLDAMLPFYLSRYGNPHSRTHLYGWESDAAVEAARARVAALVGADPREIFFTSGATECNNVAVKGVMRFYRDRRRHVVTTQTEHKCVLDSCRYLQQEGFEVTYLPVRGDGLVDLAQLEDAIRPDTGLVSVMAVNNEIGVVQPLEEIGRICKEKGVPFHTDAAQALGKIPIDVNRMGIGLMSLSGHKIYGPKGVGALYLRRRPRIRVEPQMSGGGQERGIRSGTVPTPLVVGFGAACEIAAQEMDYDHRRVSALQQRLLDGIRAQVDEVVINGSMEHRYPGNLNLSFAYVEGESLLMGLKEVAVSSGSACTSASLEPSYVLRALGVEEDMAHTSIRFGIGRFTTEEEVDRAIELTVHQVKKLRDMSPLYEMAKAGIDLKSIEWSQH